From Streptomyces sp. NBC_00370, a single genomic window includes:
- a CDS encoding APC family permease: MRSNSRRGLQPNVLGRFDTVVMAVAGSAPAYSIAATTAVLVATVGLASPAALLYCAIPMLGIVLAYGRLGRLDPNAGAAYSWVARTLHPFLGFISGWALVISTTIFMVAGSLPAGAMTLAIFDPGLATHTSLAALVGAGWLALMVLIVLGGARLTVRAQLLLSGVEVTLLVVFLLAALLHDGTAHAFDWSWLGFSHFDGPSGFASGALIAAFYYWGWDVTSNLSEETRNSRRNSGFAALVGVGIVFLLFEAFTIATNIILTERQISAGSANVLGVLGDVIWPGVGGKFLIVAVLLSTVATLETTLIQVTRSLFAMGRDRTLPASLGKVHRTWNTPWVAITVVGCAGIGMLAAATVLGSVTEIISDAVTAISLQVSVYYGLAGLAVVVAYRKLLLRSFRTFFLAGLWPLVGAVFMFWIFFESLGELTTTAICIGIGGLAAGLVPMFWYWRKGSSYYRPATLDATRSADDDGAYADTGLTAGAGRPEEAMATDF; encoded by the coding sequence ATGCGCAGCAATTCCCGCAGAGGGCTGCAGCCCAATGTCCTCGGCAGGTTCGACACCGTGGTGATGGCGGTCGCAGGAAGTGCGCCGGCCTACTCGATCGCGGCCACCACCGCCGTGCTCGTCGCCACGGTCGGACTCGCCAGCCCCGCCGCGCTCCTGTACTGCGCGATACCCATGCTGGGGATCGTGCTCGCCTACGGCAGGCTCGGCAGACTGGACCCCAACGCGGGCGCCGCGTACTCCTGGGTGGCCCGCACCCTGCACCCGTTCCTCGGCTTCATCTCCGGCTGGGCGCTGGTCATCTCCACGACGATCTTCATGGTGGCCGGGTCGCTGCCGGCCGGTGCCATGACCCTGGCGATCTTCGACCCGGGCCTCGCCACCCACACGTCACTCGCCGCGCTGGTGGGCGCCGGCTGGCTGGCGCTGATGGTGCTGATCGTGCTCGGCGGCGCGCGGCTCACCGTACGGGCGCAGTTGCTGCTGTCCGGCGTCGAGGTGACGCTGCTGGTCGTCTTCCTGCTGGCCGCCCTCCTGCACGACGGCACAGCGCACGCCTTCGACTGGTCCTGGCTCGGCTTCAGCCACTTCGACGGGCCCTCGGGGTTCGCGTCCGGCGCGCTGATCGCCGCCTTCTACTACTGGGGCTGGGACGTCACCAGCAACCTCAGCGAGGAGACCCGCAACAGCCGCAGGAACTCCGGGTTCGCCGCGCTCGTCGGCGTCGGGATCGTCTTCCTGCTGTTCGAGGCGTTCACCATCGCCACCAACATCATCCTGACGGAGCGGCAGATCTCGGCGGGCAGCGCCAACGTCCTCGGTGTGCTCGGCGATGTGATCTGGCCGGGCGTCGGCGGCAAGTTCCTCATCGTCGCCGTGCTGCTGTCCACCGTGGCGACGCTGGAGACGACACTCATTCAGGTGACGCGCTCGCTGTTCGCCATGGGCCGCGACCGCACCCTGCCGGCCTCGCTCGGCAAGGTGCACCGCACCTGGAACACCCCCTGGGTGGCGATCACGGTCGTCGGGTGCGCCGGGATCGGCATGCTCGCCGCCGCCACCGTGCTCGGCTCGGTCACCGAGATCATCTCCGACGCCGTCACCGCCATCTCCCTCCAGGTATCGGTCTATTACGGCCTCGCGGGGCTCGCCGTCGTCGTCGCGTACCGCAAGCTCCTGCTGCGGTCGTTCCGCACGTTCTTCCTCGCGGGCCTGTGGCCCCTGGTCGGCGCGGTGTTCATGTTCTGGATCTTCTTCGAGTCGCTGGGCGAACTGACGACGACCGCGATCTGCATCGGGATCGGCGGGCTCGCGGCGGGACTTGTGCCGATGTTCTGGTATTGGCGGAAGGGCAGTTCGTACTACCGTCCGGCGACACTGGACGCCACACGCTCCGCCGACGACGACGGGGCGTACGCGGACACGGGGCTGACGGCGGGGGCCGGCCGCCCCGAGGAGGCGATGGCGACCGACTTCTGA